The sequence CCCAGATCCGCTCCGTCGCCTGCTCCATCACCTGCTCCACCATCTTTGCGCCGGCCATGGTGGGAGAGCAGAGTTAGTGCCCAGAGGGAGAGACGTGGGTCACAGCTCGGGGCCCCGTCTCCACAGGGGCCAGGCCCCTCGGCTGTCTAGGGCTGGTTACAGGTGCTGATGCCAGCACAGGGCGTCTCCCTGGACAAGGTGCAGGGAACAACCCCCTGGGGGTCGCTTCTCCCCATGTGtgagggtgacacacacacacccctgtcacTGGGGCAGGCCCTGTTTTTCCTGTGCCGTCCCGGGAATGTCTCTCAGGACACCCAAATTGTCCCGGCTCTTTGCCCCGCTCTGGAGCGTCTGGCCCCACAAGCGCCCGGCCAGGACGAGGCTGCACGGAGCGAAACGGGCTCTGGGCCGTCCCTGGGAACGAGGGGTGAGGGGAGGACGTGTCAGACCCAGCGCAGACAGGGCCAGAAGGATCCGTGTTAGCCGGGGGAGCGATGCTGGGGCCAATGCTGGGCACTCAGTTGGCAAACTCAGCCCTCACCTTCCTCGGCTGGCTGCTGGTGTCGCAGTAGAGCCAGCCCCCCATGGCCATGGCCAGCAGCAGTGACGCTCGCAGCACCCACAGCAGGACCCTGAGCCCCATCTCCAGCCCGCCAGCTGTTGGGGACACACAGATCAGAGAGACCTCTCGGTCGctgccctccctgctccccccgggatcccaccaaGCCCAGCGACTGCCAATCCCCCGGGGACCCCAGCACCCACCGATTCCCGGTTCTCCTGCCCCCGACCCCAGCTCCTGGGGTATCACACGGACACACTCGGACCCCCCAGGGACCTGCCTGCCCCGGTGGGAGCCACCCCCGGGCTACGTACAGCCCTGGAACAAGGGAAGCTGGAGTTCGGGGACCAGCGCTGCGCCCGACCGAGGGCCGAGGTacgggggagagggcaggggctgagtcGCTCTAGACTGGGGACGTACCGGCCCAGCCCAGGATCGTTCCGTGGGGACGGAGCGGGCAGGACGAGGGGTAATGGGACCGGGgattcccagctgcagcccaggacCCATCCCCCAGCAGCGCCTGGGCTGTGAGCCCTGAGAACCGACCCCCTGAGAATGACGGAGGGGAACAAGGCTGCGCTGCTGGCTGGATGGGGCGGGCCGTGGTGGGGCTGATACCGCAGTGAGGGGCACCCAGGCCAGGGCGACATGGCGGCCTCACCCCTGAAGGCGATCCGGAAGTCGGCCTGGCGGGACTGgttcagcagggggtgctgtgcccGGCAGGAGAACAGCGTCCCCAGATCCCGCTCCGTGGGGGTGAATCTGTAGACGGTCACCAGGCTGAAGGTCCCGTCCCGGTGCCCCCGGCGCGCGGCAAAGACGGAGGCGTTTAGCTCCTGCCCGTCCCGGAGCCAGGACACTGCGATGTCCTGGGGGTAAAACCCCCGCACGCAGCACACCAGGGCGCTGTCCTCGTCCCTCTGCACCACGGGGCTGGGCACCTCGACCCGCGGCAGTGCTGGGGGAGACAGAGACGGGGAGTCCAGTAACCTGGGCGGGGGAGGCTTCCAGGGCAGactcctgcctgccctgcccgctAGCCATCTCCCCAGCCGCACCCTGCCCGCACCCTGccgaccccctgccccggcaGCTGCAGGCGCTGGCCCTGGCCgaggctctggggctggggccgcgcctgggccccctgctctgccagacaCACGGCCCCAGCACCCAGGGCAGTGGGAATACGACCTGGGGAGGCCCCTGTGCTCGCGCTCCTACCTGCAACTTGCACCTGGACCGTCCCCTCCCCGTGCTGCCCGGCATAGTGGACGGAGCAGCGGTAGTGGCCCTGGTCGGCCAGCGTGACGCCGGGCAGGAGCAGCGAGGCCTGGGCGtggccctgctgctgggagaACAGGATGGCGCCCACCCGGGTGGTGATGGGGATGCCGTCCAACTCAGCCACTCGCCTCCCCTGGAAGTACCAGCGGACCAGCAGCATCTCGTCCCTCGCCCCACCGCGCAGGTCCGCGGGGAAGCTGCATTTCAGGAGCATGTCGGAGCCCAGGAGCCCCATCACCGGGGAGGGGTCGGTGGAGACAGGGAACGCGCCGGCTGTGGGGGAAGCACGATACAGatctggggtcctgggggggaagggccccatgtcccattccccccacagcccaccagccccctgccctggggcgggattggagctggtgccccccagaggggaaaggcccctgccccatccgcCACCCCCTGAGCCCGCCAGTCCCCTGCCTTAGGGCGGGATTAGAGCCAGCACCctccagaggggaa is a genomic window of Malaclemys terrapin pileata isolate rMalTer1 chromosome 4, rMalTer1.hap1, whole genome shotgun sequence containing:
- the LOC128835494 gene encoding uncharacterized protein LOC128835494 is translated as MAVGIALLLGLGSAAGAFPVSTDPSPVMGLLGSDMLLKCSFPADLRGGARDEMLLVRWYFQGRRVAELDGIPITTRVGAILFSQQQGHAQASLLLPGVTLADQGHYRCSEREHRGLPRSYSHCPGCWGRVSGRAGGPGAAPAPEPRPGPAPAAAGAGGRQGAGRVRLGRWLAGRAGRSLPWKPPPPRLLDSPSLSPPALPRVEVPSPVVQRDEDSALVCCVRGFYPQDIAVSWLRDGQELNASVFAARRGHRDGTFSLVTVYRFTPTERDLGTLFSCRAQHPLLNQSRQADFRIAFRAGGLEMGLRVLLWVLRASLLLAMAMGGWLYCDTSSQPRKMVEQVMEQATERIWDPLRQRFQQAREVISLWSR